One window from the genome of Eriocheir sinensis breed Jianghai 21 chromosome 15, ASM2467909v1, whole genome shotgun sequence encodes:
- the LOC126999033 gene encoding RNA-binding protein Musashi homolog Rbp6-like isoform X2 has protein sequence MEGVSTGDHMNGSSGASQGGSSGRSSPSDPAPNKMFVGGLSWQTTPEKLREYFGSYGTVRDVLIMKDPVTQRSRGFGFITFGDASSVEKVISVPNHMLDGKKIDPKHATPKNKGRTNRTKKIFVGGVSQETSAEEVKAYFSSFGKVEEAVMLMDNQTKRHRGFGFVTFECEDVVERVCDIHFHTIKNKKVECKKAQPKEAVQAASLLSKRLIVGQSGLANPIVTAQSAHIQAAAAAAAAAQAAALSGYGKLMGGGTYPPLSAYRYTPYPLPTSALTSGIPTAGGPHTTTLPSGATLSAVSAAPTIANQAAALSTSANHTIPTLSTHAGLTTPYQGYSLTNVDMSSFQGVDWNAMYGVGMYA, from the exons ACCCTGCCCCCAACAAGATGTTCGTTGGCGGCCTGTCATGGCAGACCACTCCAGAGAAGTTGCGGGAATACTTTGGTTCGTATGGCACTGTACGGGATGTGCTTATCATGAAGGACCCTGTGACCCAG AGAAGCCGTGGCTTTGGTTTCATCACATTTGGAGATGCCAGTAGTGTGGAGAAGGTGATCTCTGTCCCCAACCACATGTTGGATGGCAAAAAGATTGACCCCAAGCATGCCACCCCCAAGAACAAGGGCAGGACAAACCGCACAAAGAAGATCTTTGTTGGTGGGGTGAGTCAGGAGACCAGTGCTGAAGAGGTCAAggcctacttctcctcctttggCAAG GTGGAGGAAGCAGTCATGCTGATGGACAACCAGACCAAGCGTCACCGTGGCTTTGGCTTTGTGACCTTTGAATGTGAGGACGTGGTGGAGCGTGTCTGTGACATCCATTTCCACACCATCAAGAACAAGAAAGTGGAGTGCAAGAAGGCCCAACCTAAAGAGGCTGTCCAAGCTGCCTCACTGCTCTCAAAGAGGTTAATAGTGGGCCAGAGTGGCCTAGCTAACCCCATAGTCACCGCTCAGTCAGCTCACATTCAGGCTGCCGCTGCTGCAGCTGCTGCTGCTCAGGCTGCTGCCTTAAGTGGCTATGGCAAGCTGATGGGTGGGGGCACCTACCCCCCACTGTCTGCCTATCGCTACactccttaccccctccccacctctgcTCTCACATCAGGTATTCCTACTGCTGGGGGtccacacaccaccacccttccctctGGCGCAACCCTGTCTGCTGTCTCTGCTGCTCCCACCATTGCCAACCAGGCAGCTGCTCTGTCCACCTCAGCCAATCACACTATTCCCACATTGTCCACCCATGCTGGGCTCACCACCCCATACCAGGGGTACTCTCTGACCAATGTGGACATGAGCTCCTTCCAGGGAGTGGACTGGAATGCCATGTATGGGGTGGGCATGTATGCCTAG